A single window of Ferrimonas balearica DSM 9799 DNA harbors:
- a CDS encoding DUF3313 family protein: MRLPLIALALLSLLLLPAQAKDDFPDVTDDGLKRVPSKQVEVLYWRDGASLAPYRRVAILDCFVAFRKNWERDYNSGRRELSQRIDGKDMARIQADLAKEFRVIFTRELEQRGGYEIVSTDVVDDDVLLLRPAIINLDVAAPDIPSSSPQRNYVASAGSMTLYLELYDAATKDLIGRVVDARQARDNATFQYANRVTNKAEADAMLRRWADLLVKALNEAKK, encoded by the coding sequence ATGCGACTGCCCCTGATTGCCCTGGCCCTGTTGAGTCTGTTGCTGCTGCCCGCTCAGGCCAAGGACGACTTTCCCGATGTGACAGACGACGGCCTTAAACGGGTGCCCTCCAAGCAGGTGGAGGTGCTGTACTGGCGCGATGGTGCGTCGTTGGCGCCCTATCGCCGGGTGGCGATCCTCGACTGCTTTGTCGCCTTCCGCAAAAACTGGGAGCGAGACTACAACAGTGGTCGACGGGAGCTGTCGCAGCGGATTGACGGCAAGGACATGGCACGGATCCAGGCGGACCTGGCCAAGGAGTTCAGGGTGATCTTCACCCGCGAGCTGGAGCAGCGGGGCGGCTACGAGATCGTCAGCACCGACGTGGTGGACGATGACGTCCTGCTGCTGCGTCCCGCCATCATCAATCTGGATGTGGCGGCGCCGGACATCCCAAGCTCAAGCCCACAGCGTAACTATGTGGCGTCGGCCGGTTCCATGACGCTTTACCTGGAGCTTTATGATGCTGCCACCAAGGACCTGATTGGCCGCGTCGTGGACGCGCGCCAGGCTCGGGACAACGCCACATTTCAGTATGCTAACCGGGTGACGAACAAGGCAGAAGCGGATGCGATGTTGCGGCGCTGGGCTGACCTGCTGGTCAAAGCGCTGAATGAAGCGAAGAAGTGA
- a CDS encoding bifunctional molybdopterin-guanine dinucleotide biosynthesis adaptor protein MobB/molybdopterin molybdotransferase MoeA codes for MSADTLLSDCRVPVLGICAYSGTGKTTLLLKLLPELNRRGLKVAVVKHAHHNFEVDKPGKDSFELRKAGADQMLIGSSNRRALMMERPVEGDPDLKELLAMIDQSRVDLILVEGFKKLALPKLELHRAEVGKPFVFTHDPLIQAIACDDATQLPADCTLPQLSINDVDAIADFVQGFIASWTPVAPAPLGPSCDSVERKQLSVNQSVARILAKVSPLRDTESLSLTEARGRVLASDAISPINVPQHTNSAMDGYAVAHGDADEYTVVGEVFAGHAFDGVVGAGEAVKIMTGAPLPAGVDSVVMRELAQEQDGKVRFDGAIEPGQNVRQAGEDIQVGATALTAGARIGAAEMGLLASLGLAQPTVYRRPKVAIFSTGDEVCAPEQPLKPNCIFDANRFSLHGMLAQLGCDVIDLGIIEDSEAAMIAALSGAAEQADVVISSGGVSVGDADFIKDALAKLGTIDFWKIAMRPGRPLAFGSIGNALFFGLPGNPVAVMVSFMQFVQPALRKLAGEANWQPQLIRAIATEPMRSRSGRTEFSRGVASLGAGGQLEVRTTGSQGSGILSSMVQANCLIVLEEAVDQVRPGEPVWVQPFADLM; via the coding sequence ATGAGCGCCGACACCCTTCTGTCCGATTGCCGGGTCCCCGTTCTGGGGATTTGTGCGTACAGCGGCACCGGGAAAACCACCCTGCTGCTGAAACTGCTGCCTGAACTGAACCGCCGTGGCCTCAAGGTGGCCGTGGTCAAACACGCCCACCACAACTTCGAGGTGGATAAGCCCGGCAAGGACAGCTTTGAGCTGCGTAAAGCCGGCGCCGACCAGATGCTGATCGGCTCCAGCAACCGCCGCGCCCTGATGATGGAGCGCCCGGTAGAGGGCGACCCGGACCTCAAAGAGCTGCTGGCGATGATCGACCAGAGCCGGGTCGACCTGATCCTGGTGGAAGGCTTCAAGAAGCTGGCCCTGCCCAAGCTGGAACTGCACCGGGCCGAAGTGGGCAAACCCTTTGTGTTCACCCACGACCCGCTGATCCAGGCCATCGCCTGCGACGACGCCACCCAACTGCCCGCCGACTGCACCCTGCCGCAACTCTCCATCAACGATGTCGACGCCATTGCCGACTTTGTGCAGGGCTTTATCGCCAGCTGGACCCCTGTGGCTCCGGCACCGCTGGGCCCGAGCTGCGACAGCGTAGAGCGCAAACAGCTGTCGGTTAACCAGAGCGTGGCCCGCATTCTGGCCAAGGTGTCCCCGCTGCGTGACACCGAATCCCTGAGCCTCACCGAAGCCCGTGGCCGGGTCCTGGCCAGCGACGCCATCTCCCCCATCAACGTGCCCCAGCACACCAACTCGGCAATGGACGGCTACGCCGTTGCCCACGGCGACGCGGACGAGTACACCGTGGTCGGCGAGGTGTTTGCCGGTCACGCCTTTGATGGCGTGGTGGGTGCCGGTGAAGCGGTCAAGATCATGACCGGCGCGCCGCTGCCGGCCGGAGTCGACAGTGTCGTGATGCGTGAACTGGCCCAGGAGCAGGACGGCAAGGTGCGCTTTGACGGCGCCATTGAGCCGGGCCAGAACGTCCGCCAGGCCGGTGAAGACATTCAGGTGGGCGCCACCGCGCTGACCGCCGGTGCCCGCATCGGTGCCGCCGAGATGGGCCTGCTGGCCTCTCTGGGGCTGGCCCAGCCCACCGTTTACCGTCGTCCCAAGGTGGCCATCTTCTCCACCGGTGACGAAGTCTGTGCCCCCGAACAGCCGCTCAAACCGAACTGCATCTTCGACGCCAACCGCTTCAGCCTGCACGGCATGCTGGCACAGCTGGGCTGCGACGTGATCGACCTCGGCATCATCGAGGACAGCGAAGCGGCCATGATCGCCGCCCTGTCCGGCGCTGCCGAGCAGGCCGACGTGGTGATCAGCTCCGGCGGCGTGTCCGTGGGTGACGCTGACTTCATCAAAGATGCCCTGGCCAAGCTGGGCACCATCGACTTCTGGAAGATCGCCATGCGTCCGGGTCGCCCGCTGGCGTTTGGCAGCATCGGCAACGCCCTGTTCTTCGGCTTGCCGGGCAACCCGGTGGCGGTGATGGTCTCATTTATGCAGTTCGTTCAGCCCGCCCTGCGCAAGCTGGCCGGTGAAGCCAACTGGCAACCGCAGTTGATTCGCGCCATCGCCACCGAGCCGATGCGCAGCCGCAGCGGCCGCACCGAGTTCAGCCGTGGCGTCGCCAGCCTGGGGGCCGGCGGCCAGCTGGAGGTGCGCACCACCGGCAGCCAGGGCAGCGGCATCCTGAGCTCCATGGTGCAGGCCAACTGCCTGATCGTTCTCGAAGAAGCGGTCGACCAAGTCCGCCCGGGCGAACCGGTCTGGGTACAACCTTTCGCCGATCTGATGTAG
- a CDS encoding ABC transporter permease, with product MNEGMFSVFQQGLSLLLSFDPDVWAIIGVSFSVSLRALAFILLPSILLGFALAVTRFPGRGTVISLFQTLQAIPTVVVGLITYLLLFRQGVMGDLRWLFTQNAMVLAQVFLAMPVLVSLSYGAFASGDWRAWETARTLGAPRHRAFFTLCHELRAPLLVAVIAAFSRIITEVGASMLVGGNIHNVTRNIPTAIALETSKGEFAQAAALGTVLLILALIINFSLGTLRNQQEGLRRG from the coding sequence ATGAACGAAGGCATGTTTTCCGTTTTCCAGCAGGGGCTCTCGCTGCTGCTGAGTTTTGACCCGGATGTGTGGGCCATCATCGGTGTCTCTTTCAGCGTGTCTCTGCGCGCTCTGGCCTTTATTCTGCTGCCCAGCATCCTGCTCGGCTTTGCCCTTGCCGTGACCCGCTTCCCGGGCCGGGGCACCGTGATCTCCCTGTTCCAGACCCTGCAGGCGATCCCCACTGTGGTGGTGGGCCTGATCACCTACCTGTTGCTGTTCCGCCAGGGGGTGATGGGCGACCTACGCTGGCTGTTCACCCAGAACGCCATGGTGCTGGCTCAGGTGTTTCTGGCGATGCCGGTGTTGGTGTCGCTGAGCTACGGCGCCTTTGCCAGCGGCGACTGGCGGGCGTGGGAAACCGCGCGTACCCTCGGTGCGCCGCGCCATCGGGCTTTCTTTACCCTGTGCCACGAGCTGCGCGCACCGCTGCTGGTGGCGGTGATCGCCGCGTTCAGCCGCATCATCACCGAGGTGGGCGCCTCCATGCTGGTGGGGGGAAACATCCACAATGTGACCCGTAATATCCCCACCGCCATTGCGCTGGAAACCAGTAAAGGCGAATTTGCCCAGGCCGCAGCTTTGGGCACGGTACTGCTGATCCTGGCCCTGATCATCAACTTCTCCCTTGGCACCCTGCGTAATCAGCAGGAAGGCCTGCGTCGAGGATAA
- the mobA gene encoding molybdenum cofactor guanylyltransferase MobA, producing the protein MTLNDITLAVLAGGQARRMGGDDKGLIPVAGQPMIRHVLNRVQQPGMTTMIIANRNQQQYAELGLPVHADELPGFMGPMAGMAVAMNRATTPLVLICPCDTPKLPADLAHRLLAALEAEEADAAVACDDEREHPVVILLKRELLGSIEQFLAAGDRKIDLWYGQHKVARCVFHGAADAFANINTPEQRQELEQQLLP; encoded by the coding sequence ATGACACTGAACGACATCACTCTGGCCGTACTGGCCGGTGGCCAGGCGCGCCGCATGGGTGGCGACGACAAAGGGCTGATCCCGGTTGCCGGCCAGCCCATGATTCGACACGTACTTAACCGGGTTCAGCAACCCGGCATGACCACCATGATCATCGCCAACCGCAACCAGCAGCAGTACGCCGAGCTGGGCCTGCCGGTACACGCCGATGAGCTGCCGGGCTTTATGGGCCCGATGGCGGGCATGGCCGTTGCGATGAACCGCGCCACTACCCCGTTGGTGCTGATCTGCCCCTGCGACACGCCGAAGCTGCCGGCCGACCTGGCACACCGCCTTCTGGCCGCCCTCGAAGCGGAAGAGGCAGACGCTGCCGTGGCCTGCGACGACGAGCGCGAGCACCCGGTGGTGATTCTGCTGAAACGGGAGTTATTGGGATCCATCGAGCAGTTTCTGGCTGCCGGGGATCGTAAGATTGACCTCTGGTATGGCCAACATAAGGTCGCCCGCTGCGTGTTCCACGGCGCCGCCGACGCCTTTGCCAACATCAATACCCCTGAACAACGCCAGGAGCTGGAGCAACAGCTGCTGCCCTGA
- a CDS encoding energy-coupling factor ABC transporter ATP-binding protein: MQLTATALEMRFDQRLLFRIPELVLTGHQRIWLKGPNGVGKTTLMKVLAGLARPTRGKVRLDGAPSRRWRRDGSPLGQVVYLHQSPYLFDGSVWDNLAYGLNHLALSVNERDERIREALSLARLDHLTERPAQVLSGGERQRLALARAWVLNPRFLLLDEPSANLDPDSLRLITEMVDQLYQQGCGLIITSHQQTELTDRCEEHWILENQGLVCLREADQEEARA, translated from the coding sequence ATGCAACTGACCGCGACTGCGCTGGAGATGCGCTTCGACCAACGACTGCTGTTCCGGATCCCCGAACTGGTGCTGACCGGGCACCAGCGGATCTGGCTGAAGGGCCCCAATGGCGTTGGCAAAACCACGCTGATGAAGGTGCTGGCCGGCCTGGCCAGGCCGACCCGCGGCAAAGTGCGTCTGGATGGCGCACCGAGTCGCCGCTGGCGCCGTGATGGCTCGCCCCTTGGGCAGGTGGTGTACCTGCATCAAAGCCCCTACCTGTTTGACGGCAGTGTGTGGGACAATTTGGCCTATGGTCTCAATCACCTGGCTCTGTCGGTGAATGAGCGTGATGAGCGGATCCGTGAGGCCCTCAGTCTGGCTCGCCTCGACCACCTGACCGAACGTCCGGCTCAGGTGCTGTCCGGCGGTGAGCGCCAGCGTCTGGCGCTGGCCCGGGCCTGGGTGCTGAACCCGCGGTTCCTGCTGCTGGATGAACCCAGTGCTAACCTTGACCCGGACTCACTGCGACTGATCACCGAGATGGTGGACCAGCTCTACCAACAGGGTTGTGGCCTGATCATCACCAGCCACCAGCAAACCGAACTGACCGACCGGTGCGAAGAGCACTGGATTCTGGAAAACCAAGGCTTGGTCTGTCTCCGCGAAGCGGACCAAGAGGAAGCCCGCGCATGA
- the moaA gene encoding GTP 3',8-cyclase MoaA: MALIDGFGRKISYLRMSVTDHCDFRCVYCMDEDPTFLPRDQVLTLEELHQIAQAFTELGVEKIRLTGGEPLVKSDLTYLVEQVAALPGLRDLCLTTNGSRLKKFAQPLQAAGLKRINISLDTLDPERFTAVTRNGKLERVLAGIDAAIEAGFERIKLNTVAMKGSNDDEILDLVAFARDKGVDISFIEEMPLGQLDANRRQQSLLTSDEVRAILSERYELVPTTENTGGPARYYRMPDSDIRVGFISPHSHNFCDECNRVRVTTTGQLLLCLGNENAVDLKAIVRAHPGDTERLKQAILDAMMKKPEKHEFRTDGETQILRFMSFTGG; this comes from the coding sequence ATGGCTTTGATCGACGGTTTTGGACGCAAAATCAGCTACCTGCGCATGTCCGTTACGGACCATTGCGATTTTCGCTGTGTCTACTGCATGGACGAAGACCCCACCTTCCTGCCCCGTGATCAGGTGCTGACTCTGGAGGAGCTGCACCAGATCGCCCAGGCCTTTACCGAGCTGGGAGTGGAGAAGATCCGCCTGACCGGTGGCGAGCCGCTGGTGAAGAGCGACCTGACCTACCTGGTGGAACAGGTTGCCGCCCTGCCGGGCCTGAGAGACCTGTGCCTGACCACCAACGGTTCACGCCTCAAGAAGTTTGCCCAGCCGCTGCAGGCGGCGGGCCTGAAGCGCATCAATATCAGCCTCGACACGCTGGACCCGGAGCGTTTCACCGCAGTGACCCGCAACGGCAAGCTGGAGCGGGTGCTGGCCGGCATCGATGCCGCCATCGAAGCGGGCTTTGAGCGCATTAAGCTCAACACCGTGGCGATGAAGGGCAGCAACGATGATGAGATCCTCGACCTGGTGGCGTTCGCGCGCGACAAAGGCGTGGACATCAGCTTTATCGAAGAGATGCCGCTGGGCCAACTGGACGCCAACCGCCGCCAGCAGAGCCTGCTGACCAGCGATGAGGTGCGCGCCATCCTGTCTGAGCGCTACGAGCTGGTGCCCACCACCGAAAACACCGGTGGCCCCGCCCGTTACTACCGCATGCCGGACAGCGACATCCGGGTCGGCTTTATCAGCCCCCACAGCCACAACTTCTGTGACGAGTGCAACCGGGTGCGGGTGACCACCACCGGCCAACTGCTGCTGTGCCTGGGCAACGAGAACGCGGTGGACCTCAAGGCCATCGTTCGCGCCCATCCTGGCGATACCGAGCGCCTGAAGCAGGCGATCCTCGACGCGATGATGAAGAAGCCGGAGAAGCACGAGTTCCGCACCGACGGCGAAACTCAGATCCTGCGCTTTATGAGCTTTACCGGCGGCTGA
- a CDS encoding DUF2076 domain-containing protein: MKFQSFLLRKSMTPQERELIENVATKLSQAPSQPQDAEAAALIAERIGQQPDAIYKLTQAVLVQELALKELKQKNDYLEQSAAHYRSESERGAMSKMFGAQRPAPQPPKPVSQGSAFGGFMQTAAGVAAGMVAGHLISDMLFSHDAPTEVVNETINEVTDAPADLADSGSEMASEGGSFLGGSDFASEYCEAPGEQDFTQYAGGGGFGDEYAGDDFGGDFGGDDFGGDDDFA; the protein is encoded by the coding sequence ATGAAGTTTCAGTCCTTCCTGTTGAGAAAGAGCATGACCCCGCAAGAGCGCGAACTGATTGAAAATGTGGCCACTAAGCTGAGCCAGGCCCCGTCCCAACCTCAGGATGCTGAGGCGGCGGCCCTGATTGCCGAGCGTATTGGTCAGCAGCCTGACGCGATCTACAAACTGACCCAGGCGGTTCTGGTTCAGGAACTGGCCCTCAAAGAGCTGAAGCAGAAGAACGACTACCTGGAACAGAGCGCCGCGCACTACCGCAGTGAAAGCGAGCGTGGTGCCATGAGCAAGATGTTTGGTGCCCAGCGCCCGGCCCCACAACCGCCCAAGCCGGTGAGCCAGGGCAGCGCCTTTGGCGGCTTTATGCAGACCGCGGCTGGTGTGGCGGCAGGTATGGTGGCGGGCCACCTGATCAGCGACATGCTGTTCAGCCATGACGCCCCCACCGAGGTGGTGAACGAAACCATCAATGAGGTCACCGACGCTCCGGCCGATCTGGCTGACAGCGGCAGTGAGATGGCCAGCGAAGGCGGCAGCTTCCTCGGCGGCAGCGATTTCGCCTCCGAATACTGCGAGGCCCCGGGAGAACAGGACTTCACCCAGTACGCGGGTGGTGGCGGCTTCGGTGATGAGTACGCTGGTGACGACTTTGGTGGTGATTTTGGTGGGGATGACTTCGGCGGTGACGACGATTTCGCCTGA
- a CDS encoding bifunctional diguanylate cyclase/phosphodiesterase — protein sequence MASRYKTAASLQSILFRVSELANHCPTMERFYQELAPLVQQFPGTENCYVALYNPAEERFDFPFFLDQQDPRPHIDAERLMAGCTGYVYRHGQPLCVDSQGLAALVEQGEVQRLGHPAQAWLGVPLKQQDTVVGVLVLQSYQIGFRYSDAQREFLTFIGQHLTTAMARLTQREQTERLIEHRTQALSRANKALQAEVAQRRRAERLQGALLEITEITASGRDINSFYRAIHSVLRHLLYADNCFVALLAPDNQWLTFPYFEAGDALEAPVTRPLGDGLTERVMAAQRPVRLSRETIEAAYRDGSLGQNVDRCLIDLQDWMGAPLLIEGEIRGVLAVFSQHPHYGYDDKDLELLGFVSQHISTAIERRQALEQRVRYREELERKVTERTREMHAMNVDLQRQIQQRRKAENRLRHDALHDALTGLPNRALLLNRLDQALKHIKRHANERFALLFIDLDRFKLVNDSLGHLAGDLLLETIARRLGECIRDNDTLARLGGDEFVILLDSIRNRQHVEEVSERILERVRQPLQLEGKEFFPGASIGIALADPHHNASPQSLLRDADAALYHAKSAGRGGLQFFDRKMHAEAVADLTREAQFRQALSQREITVHYQPVMDLDQQQVVGMEALARWHHPQLGELTPDQFLPWACHSGAVAELDRYVLEQVCRDYPHLRSKIGRHGWVHVNLDLTHLRSSSKLEQLEQCIESLSMPKAQLALEFSERDLLVDQRTLHEGLNRLQRLGVKLGLDDFGTGYSALTLLPQLPLDFVKVDKGYSHKSTHCERHRAVLESLVALSAELGFVLSAEGIEQPGQHQLLKGLGCRWGQGYLFNSPQALAKETASESG from the coding sequence ATGGCCAGTCGTTACAAGACGGCGGCCTCCCTGCAATCGATCCTGTTTCGCGTCTCCGAACTGGCCAATCATTGCCCCACCATGGAGCGGTTTTATCAGGAACTGGCCCCGCTGGTGCAGCAGTTTCCCGGCACCGAGAACTGCTACGTCGCCCTCTATAACCCGGCCGAAGAGCGCTTCGACTTCCCCTTCTTTCTGGATCAGCAGGACCCCCGTCCGCACATTGACGCAGAGCGTCTGATGGCGGGCTGCACCGGCTACGTCTATCGCCACGGTCAGCCCCTGTGTGTCGACAGCCAGGGGCTGGCCGCCCTGGTGGAGCAGGGCGAAGTGCAGCGCCTTGGGCACCCCGCTCAGGCCTGGCTGGGCGTGCCGCTGAAACAGCAGGACACCGTGGTGGGGGTGTTGGTGTTGCAGTCCTACCAAATCGGCTTCCGCTACAGCGATGCCCAGCGGGAGTTCCTCACCTTTATCGGCCAGCACCTGACCACCGCCATGGCCCGCCTGACCCAGCGCGAACAAACCGAACGTTTGATCGAACACCGCACCCAGGCCCTCAGTCGCGCCAACAAGGCACTGCAGGCTGAGGTGGCACAACGCCGCCGGGCGGAACGGCTGCAGGGCGCCCTGTTGGAGATCACCGAGATCACCGCCAGTGGCCGGGACATCAACAGCTTCTACCGGGCCATCCACTCGGTGCTGCGCCACCTGTTGTACGCCGACAACTGCTTCGTCGCCCTGCTCGCCCCTGACAATCAGTGGCTCACCTTTCCCTATTTCGAGGCCGGAGACGCCCTTGAAGCGCCCGTCACCCGCCCCCTCGGTGACGGCCTGACCGAACGGGTGATGGCCGCACAACGGCCGGTTCGACTCAGTCGCGAAACCATTGAGGCGGCCTACCGGGACGGCTCCCTGGGCCAGAATGTGGATCGCTGCCTGATCGACCTTCAGGACTGGATGGGTGCCCCGCTGCTGATCGAGGGTGAGATCCGCGGTGTGTTGGCGGTCTTCAGCCAGCACCCCCACTACGGCTACGACGACAAGGATCTGGAACTGCTGGGCTTTGTCTCCCAGCACATCAGCACCGCCATTGAGCGGCGCCAGGCGCTGGAGCAGCGGGTCCGCTACCGGGAAGAGCTGGAGCGCAAAGTGACGGAGCGCACCCGCGAGATGCACGCCATGAACGTCGACCTGCAGCGCCAGATCCAGCAACGGCGCAAAGCGGAGAACCGACTTCGCCACGATGCCCTGCACGACGCCCTGACCGGCCTGCCCAACCGGGCGCTGCTGCTGAACCGGCTCGATCAGGCCCTCAAGCACATCAAGCGCCACGCCAATGAACGCTTTGCCCTGCTGTTTATCGACCTGGACCGCTTCAAGCTGGTGAACGACTCGCTGGGCCACCTGGCCGGCGACCTCCTGCTGGAAACCATCGCCCGGCGCCTTGGCGAGTGCATCCGGGACAACGACACCCTGGCCCGGCTGGGCGGCGATGAGTTTGTGATCCTGCTGGACAGCATCCGCAACCGCCAGCATGTGGAGGAGGTGTCAGAGCGGATTCTGGAGCGGGTTCGCCAGCCCCTGCAGCTGGAAGGCAAAGAGTTCTTCCCCGGCGCCAGCATCGGCATCGCCCTGGCTGACCCACACCACAACGCTTCGCCCCAAAGCCTGCTGCGGGACGCCGACGCGGCGCTTTACCACGCGAAGTCGGCGGGACGCGGTGGCCTGCAGTTCTTCGACCGCAAAATGCACGCCGAGGCGGTGGCTGACCTGACCCGGGAGGCGCAGTTCCGCCAGGCCCTGAGCCAACGCGAAATCACAGTGCACTACCAGCCGGTGATGGATCTGGACCAGCAGCAGGTGGTGGGAATGGAAGCGCTGGCGCGCTGGCACCACCCGCAACTGGGCGAGCTGACCCCGGACCAGTTTCTGCCCTGGGCCTGCCACAGTGGTGCGGTGGCCGAGCTGGACCGCTATGTGCTGGAGCAGGTGTGCCGCGATTACCCCCACCTGCGCAGCAAGATTGGGCGCCACGGCTGGGTGCACGTCAACCTCGACCTCACCCACCTGCGCTCCAGCAGCAAGCTGGAACAGCTGGAGCAGTGCATCGAGTCACTGAGCATGCCCAAGGCACAGCTCGCTCTGGAGTTCTCCGAACGGGATCTGCTGGTCGATCAGCGCACCCTGCACGAGGGGCTGAACCGCTTACAGCGGTTGGGGGTGAAACTGGGGCTGGATGATTTTGGTACCGGCTACAGTGCCCTCACCCTGCTGCCCCAGCTTCCGCTGGACTTCGTCAAGGTGGATAAGGGCTACAGCCACAAGAGCACTCACTGCGAACGCCATCGGGCGGTGCTGGAGTCGCTGGTGGCGCTCTCCGCCGAACTGGGCTTTGTGCTGAGTGCCGAGGGGATTGAGCAGCCGGGTCAGCACCAGCTGCTCAAGGGCCTGGGGTGTCGCTGGGGCCAGGGCTACCTGTTTAACAGCCCGCAAGCCCTGGCGAAAGAGACGGCCAGCGAGTCCGGCTGA
- a CDS encoding substrate-binding domain-containing protein produces the protein MKRTLSKVLLLLALMPGLALANEPVRLATTTSTDNSGLLAYLLPEFEKASGYSVQVIATGTGKALRHGRNGDVDVVMTHAPSAEAKFVEDGFGRLPRQLMVNDFILLGPASDPADVASARSAADAMRRIHDAQAPFVSRGDESGTHIKELALWRAARVNTNFTGYSAIGQGMGPALLTASEMQGYLLADRGTYLAFKDKLNLAVLYQGDANLMNPYQVILINTTTYPDLNHAGAEALSDWLVSEKGQQMINDFKVSGEQLFRATYKATE, from the coding sequence ATGAAACGTACACTCTCAAAAGTGTTGCTGCTGCTGGCGCTGATGCCTGGCCTGGCCCTGGCGAATGAGCCGGTGCGACTGGCCACCACCACCAGCACCGACAACTCCGGGCTGCTGGCCTACCTGCTGCCGGAATTTGAGAAAGCGAGCGGCTACTCCGTGCAGGTGATCGCCACCGGCACCGGCAAGGCCCTGCGCCATGGCCGCAATGGCGATGTGGACGTGGTGATGACCCACGCCCCCTCCGCCGAGGCGAAATTCGTCGAGGACGGTTTTGGCCGTCTGCCGCGACAATTGATGGTCAATGATTTTATTCTGCTCGGCCCGGCCAGCGACCCGGCCGATGTGGCCTCCGCTCGCAGCGCCGCCGACGCCATGCGCAGGATTCACGACGCCCAGGCCCCCTTTGTGTCCCGCGGCGACGAATCCGGTACCCACATCAAGGAGTTGGCACTGTGGCGGGCCGCCCGGGTCAACACCAACTTTACCGGCTACTCCGCCATCGGCCAGGGCATGGGTCCGGCCCTGCTGACCGCCAGCGAGATGCAGGGCTATCTGCTGGCAGACCGGGGCACCTATCTGGCCTTCAAGGACAAACTGAATCTGGCGGTGCTCTATCAGGGCGACGCCAACCTGATGAACCCTTACCAGGTCATCCTTATCAACACCACCACCTACCCTGACCTCAACCACGCCGGCGCCGAAGCGCTCAGTGACTGGCTGGTCAGTGAGAAAGGCCAACAAATGATCAACGACTTCAAGGTCTCGGGCGAGCAACTGTTCCGGGCCACTTACAAGGCCACTGAATGA